The Thermobispora bispora DSM 43833 genome window below encodes:
- a CDS encoding ROK family transcriptional regulator, with protein MKRNAVRAENVHQEALLRLLRDGGRSRAEIADLVELSRSKLNAELDRLIEMGLVEQAGLAASRGGRRSGMVRLSPHLRFAAIDIGATSIDVAVTNGELEILGHIGEPADVRDGPVAVLDRAVTLLGKLQEQGVFTTLHGAGIGVPGPVSFRDGVPVAPPIMPGWDRYPVREVISQELGCPAVVDNDVNLMAMGELHSGLAKQVEDFLLVKIGTGIGCGIVVGGKIYRGVSGSAGDIGHIRVDDQGPTCKCGNTGCLEAYFGGAALAAEAVKIAPRSPYLSERLAATGELTAKDVAAAATLGDPAAIKLIRDGGRKVGQVLASLVSFFNPGLVIIAGGVARIGHVLLAEIRSVVYRRSLPLATGNLPIVLSELGDRAGVIGGARLITDHVFSASPSTTGPRITARRGAYR; from the coding sequence GTGAAGCGAAACGCCGTCCGTGCCGAGAACGTCCACCAGGAGGCCCTGCTCCGCCTGCTGCGCGACGGAGGACGGTCCCGGGCCGAGATCGCCGACCTCGTCGAGCTGTCCCGATCGAAGCTCAACGCCGAACTCGATCGCCTCATCGAGATGGGCCTGGTCGAGCAGGCCGGGCTGGCCGCATCCCGCGGGGGCAGGCGATCGGGGATGGTGCGGCTCTCCCCGCACCTCAGGTTCGCCGCCATCGACATCGGTGCCACGTCGATCGACGTGGCGGTGACCAACGGCGAGCTGGAGATCCTCGGCCACATCGGCGAGCCCGCGGACGTGCGGGACGGCCCGGTCGCCGTGCTCGACCGCGCGGTGACGCTCCTCGGCAAGCTCCAGGAGCAGGGGGTGTTCACCACGCTGCACGGCGCGGGCATCGGCGTGCCCGGCCCGGTCAGTTTCCGCGACGGCGTGCCCGTGGCCCCGCCGATCATGCCCGGCTGGGATCGCTACCCGGTGCGCGAGGTGATCAGCCAGGAGCTCGGCTGCCCGGCCGTGGTGGACAACGACGTCAACCTCATGGCCATGGGCGAGCTCCACTCCGGCCTCGCCAAGCAGGTCGAGGACTTCCTGCTCGTCAAGATCGGCACCGGCATCGGCTGCGGGATCGTGGTCGGCGGCAAGATCTACCGCGGGGTGTCCGGCAGCGCCGGCGACATCGGGCACATCCGGGTGGACGACCAGGGCCCCACCTGCAAGTGCGGCAACACCGGCTGCCTGGAGGCCTACTTCGGGGGCGCCGCGCTCGCCGCCGAGGCCGTGAAGATCGCCCCGCGCTCGCCGTACCTCTCCGAGCGGCTCGCGGCCACGGGCGAGCTCACCGCCAAGGACGTCGCGGCCGCGGCCACGCTCGGCGACCCGGCGGCGATCAAGCTCATCCGGGACGGCGGGCGGAAGGTCGGCCAGGTGCTCGCCAGCCTGGTCAGCTTCTTCAACCCCGGGCTCGTGATCATCGCGGGCGGGGTGGCGCGGATCGGCCACGTGCTGCTCGCCGAGATCAGGAGCGTGGTCTACCGGAGGTCGCTCCCGCTCGCCACCGGCAACCTGCCGATCGTCCTCTCCGAGCTGGGCGACCGGGCGGGGGTGATCGGCGGCGCCCGGCTCATCACCGACCACGTCTTCTCCGCCTCGCCGTCCACCACCGGCCCCCGGATCACCGCGCGGAGGGGTGCGTACCGGTGA